The Dioscorea cayenensis subsp. rotundata cultivar TDr96_F1 chromosome 19, TDr96_F1_v2_PseudoChromosome.rev07_lg8_w22 25.fasta, whole genome shotgun sequence genome includes a window with the following:
- the LOC120250182 gene encoding MADS-box transcription factor 23-like isoform X1, protein MGRGKIVIRRIDNSTSRQVTFSKRRNGLLKKAKELAILCDADIGLIVFSSTGRLYDYSSTKMSVQVRRSINSHLIMKSIIDRYNKAKEVHNQELSLSSEIKFWQKEATSLRQQLHNLQETHRQLLGEDLLGLTVKDLQSIENQLEISLRNVRTKKEQVLTEEINELNRKGKLIQQENMELYKKVQFVCQESMGLQNKVYAVWGSNVGVITRGSMIPCAFSITEDAHVPVHLELSQPQPQPQKHGQEQTDISQMTAPKLRLQLQCDGALPL, encoded by the exons ATGGGGAGAGGGAAGATTGTGATCCGTCGGATCGATAATTCGACAAGTAGGCAAGTGACTTTCTCTAAGAGGAGGAATGGTTTACTCAAAAAGGCGAAAGAGCTTGCCATTCTTTGCGATGCCGATATCGGTCTTATCGTCTTCTCTAGCACCGGCAGGCTCTATGATTACTCTAGCACCAA GATGAGCGTGCAAGTACGTAGAAGTATTAACTCCCATCTCAT CATGAAGTCAATTATTGATCGATATAACAAGGCCAAAGAAGTGCATAATCAAGAGTTGAGCTTGAGTTCAGAAATTAAG TTTTGGCAAAAGGAGGCAACGAGCTTGAGGCAACAACTTCATAACTTGCAAGAAACTCATCG ACAATTGCTGGGCGAAGACCTTCTCGGTTTAACTGTCAAAGATCTACAAAGCATAGAGAATCAACTTGAAATAAGTCTTCGAAATGTTCGAACAAAAAAG GAACAAGTCTTGACTGAAGAAATCAACGAACTAAACCGAAAg GGGAAACTAATTCAACAAGAAAATATGGAACTTTACAAGAAGGTACAGTTTGTGTGCCAGGAAAGCATGGGATTACAAAACAAG GTTTATGCAGTATGGGGATCAAATGTAGGAGTAATTACTAGAGGCTCAATGATTCCATGTGCATTCAGTATCACTGAAGATGCTCATGTGCCAGTTCATCTTGAACTGAGCCAACCTCAACCTCAACCTCAAAAACATGGACAAGAACAAACCGATATTTCACAAATGACGGCTCCGAAGCTTAG ACTTCAACTGCAATGTGATGGTGCTCTTCCACTATGA
- the LOC120250182 gene encoding MADS-box transcription factor 23-like isoform X3, translated as MGRGKIVIRRIDNSTSRQVTFSKRRNGLLKKAKELAILCDADIGLIVFSSTGRLYDYSSTKMSVQVRRSINSHLIMKSIIDRYNKAKEVHNQELSLSSEIKFWQKEATSLRQQLHNLQETHRQLLGEDLLGLTVKDLQSIENQLEISLRNVRTKKEQVLTEEINELNRKGKLIQQENMELYKKVYAVWGSNVGVITRGSMIPCAFSITEDAHVPVHLELSQPQPQPQKHGQEQTDISQMTAPKLRLQLQCDGALPL; from the exons ATGGGGAGAGGGAAGATTGTGATCCGTCGGATCGATAATTCGACAAGTAGGCAAGTGACTTTCTCTAAGAGGAGGAATGGTTTACTCAAAAAGGCGAAAGAGCTTGCCATTCTTTGCGATGCCGATATCGGTCTTATCGTCTTCTCTAGCACCGGCAGGCTCTATGATTACTCTAGCACCAA GATGAGCGTGCAAGTACGTAGAAGTATTAACTCCCATCTCAT CATGAAGTCAATTATTGATCGATATAACAAGGCCAAAGAAGTGCATAATCAAGAGTTGAGCTTGAGTTCAGAAATTAAG TTTTGGCAAAAGGAGGCAACGAGCTTGAGGCAACAACTTCATAACTTGCAAGAAACTCATCG ACAATTGCTGGGCGAAGACCTTCTCGGTTTAACTGTCAAAGATCTACAAAGCATAGAGAATCAACTTGAAATAAGTCTTCGAAATGTTCGAACAAAAAAG GAACAAGTCTTGACTGAAGAAATCAACGAACTAAACCGAAAg GGGAAACTAATTCAACAAGAAAATATGGAACTTTACAAGAAG GTTTATGCAGTATGGGGATCAAATGTAGGAGTAATTACTAGAGGCTCAATGATTCCATGTGCATTCAGTATCACTGAAGATGCTCATGTGCCAGTTCATCTTGAACTGAGCCAACCTCAACCTCAACCTCAAAAACATGGACAAGAACAAACCGATATTTCACAAATGACGGCTCCGAAGCTTAG ACTTCAACTGCAATGTGATGGTGCTCTTCCACTATGA
- the LOC120250182 gene encoding MADS-box transcription factor 23-like isoform X2 codes for MGRGKIVIRRIDNSTSRQVTFSKRRNGLLKKAKELAILCDADIGLIVFSSTGRLYDYSSTNMKSIIDRYNKAKEVHNQELSLSSEIKFWQKEATSLRQQLHNLQETHRQLLGEDLLGLTVKDLQSIENQLEISLRNVRTKKEQVLTEEINELNRKGKLIQQENMELYKKVQFVCQESMGLQNKVYAVWGSNVGVITRGSMIPCAFSITEDAHVPVHLELSQPQPQPQKHGQEQTDISQMTAPKLRLQLQCDGALPL; via the exons ATGGGGAGAGGGAAGATTGTGATCCGTCGGATCGATAATTCGACAAGTAGGCAAGTGACTTTCTCTAAGAGGAGGAATGGTTTACTCAAAAAGGCGAAAGAGCTTGCCATTCTTTGCGATGCCGATATCGGTCTTATCGTCTTCTCTAGCACCGGCAGGCTCTATGATTACTCTAGCACCAA CATGAAGTCAATTATTGATCGATATAACAAGGCCAAAGAAGTGCATAATCAAGAGTTGAGCTTGAGTTCAGAAATTAAG TTTTGGCAAAAGGAGGCAACGAGCTTGAGGCAACAACTTCATAACTTGCAAGAAACTCATCG ACAATTGCTGGGCGAAGACCTTCTCGGTTTAACTGTCAAAGATCTACAAAGCATAGAGAATCAACTTGAAATAAGTCTTCGAAATGTTCGAACAAAAAAG GAACAAGTCTTGACTGAAGAAATCAACGAACTAAACCGAAAg GGGAAACTAATTCAACAAGAAAATATGGAACTTTACAAGAAGGTACAGTTTGTGTGCCAGGAAAGCATGGGATTACAAAACAAG GTTTATGCAGTATGGGGATCAAATGTAGGAGTAATTACTAGAGGCTCAATGATTCCATGTGCATTCAGTATCACTGAAGATGCTCATGTGCCAGTTCATCTTGAACTGAGCCAACCTCAACCTCAACCTCAAAAACATGGACAAGAACAAACCGATATTTCACAAATGACGGCTCCGAAGCTTAG ACTTCAACTGCAATGTGATGGTGCTCTTCCACTATGA